Part of the Nitrosopumilus piranensis genome is shown below.
TGACTAGAACGATGATAAATGTGACTGGAGATCTCACTGCCTGTATGTTCTTTGATAAGAGACTCAAGATAGATGATAATAAGAATCAAAATCATGAGGTAATTAAAAAATGAAATCTATGATTTGTGATGCATTATCTTAAAAGTTTGATTTTTTGATATATTCAGATGTAAAAATCTACAATTATTTTATAACTTTGACACAGTATAAGTTACCAAATGGAAATAATTGTGATAAGGGCAAAAGACTACAAGGATTTGCCTGATCTAGAATTGTGTGTTGAGGGATTAAAAAAAGATGGAATTCTAAAAGCCCTTGGTGAAAAAAATAACATCACAGTTGAAGAGTTATTAAAAAAACCATTTTTAGAAAAAAAGGCTATAATTTTTGAAGATACAGAGTATACTGATTTTAAATCAGGAGATATTCTTATTTATCAAAATGGGAATTTTAAAATCTTTACAGGAATTAGTAGAGATGAATAAAGAATAGTAATTGTTTTCAACAATGATAATTTCAGATGGGTTTAATTGTAGATTTTAGGGATTAAAATCATGGAACTAAAAGGAATGTACATGCTAAACATACCAGAGTACACTGAAGAAAAAGTTCAAGAATCACTCAAATTATTATATACAGATAGACAAAATGAATTTAGCGTAATTGCTGAAGTGTTTCTAGGAAAAGAAAAATTATCGCAAAATCCCAAGTGGAAGGAATTTGTGTTGAATTTTTGTCTAGATGTGGAAGACTCTTTTAAAACGTGGTCTGGTCAAAAACCACCATCTGCGACATCCCCACAAAAGGCTTTGACTATTCTAAGACAGATTGGTAAGGATATGAAATCAATGAATCAATTAACGCACATACTAAATATTTCATATAACATCTCAAAAGAATTTAAAGAGATTTACAGACGCCTGAAATAATACATTGAATTCATCTTAGCCCTGCTTAATTAATAATCAAGTCTATAATGATTGATAGGTTTCAATTTGAATTAAATTCTTGATTCAGCATATAGAGTCACATAATTGATCTATATTGTTATCAACAAATTCCTAAAACGAATAATGGTTTTGAAATTATTATTGAGTTAAATATGATTAAAACGGTAATCACTTATGGCAATTGGAATTTACTTTGGCTCACAAACCGGCAAGACTGAGATGGTATGCGCCAAGATAAAAAGTGAGTTAGGTGACGCAGTTACAGATCCTAAAGATGTTTCTGAGATTGGAGGAGATCCAAGTCAATTTACAGAAATGGACGGTCTCATTTGTGCTATCCCTACATGGAATACAGGCGAGGAGGAAAATAGATCAGGTACTGCATGGGACGACCTATTAGAAAAAATTGGCAAGTTAGACCTCAAGGGAAAACCCGTTGCAATATGTGGCCTAGGTGATGCTGCAGGTTATGCTGACAATTTTGTTGATGCAATGGAGGAATTACACAGATATTTTGAAAAAGCAGGGGCAAAAATGGTCGGACATGTAGGTACAAATGGTTATACTTTCACAGGTTCAAAGAGCATCATTAATGGAAAGTTTTGTGGACTGCCAGTTGATGAAGACAGTGAATCAGAACATACAGATGAAAGAATCACAAAATGGTGTTCCCAACTAAAATCGGAAATGGGTTTGTAAAAATAATTCCATTTTCTGTCATTATTTACAATCTAAATTCTAGAAGTTTGAATCGTTCATGAGGATTAATTTTGAATTTTAAACCCGAGTTCTTTTAGTTCGTCTCGAATATTTTGCTTAATTTGATCCAGTTCTGCCTTTGGGATATCAAGGCTAACCATTTTTACAATTTGATTATACATAACACGACCATCCCGATCATCAGATAGTTTTTGCCCAGACTCTTGAAATGTATAATATGCTTTCATAATTTCTAATCTTTGCTCTCTATCATCGTCTTGAGGATTTTCCATCCATTCATCAATCATTACTCTCAAGTCTTGCTGAGTTACAGGTGGGACAGGTTCTGGTTTTGTATCAATAAACCCAAAGTAGGTATCTTTGTTTTCTCTAAGATTAGAATTAGTCAATGCAAGTACAAATACAGTAATGGCAATTGCTGCAATTCCAATTCCCACAAGTGTTGTTTTGTTCACAAGATGTTTAGAATTTGTAATTATTTAGATGAATCGATAGAAGTTTGAATCATTTTCGGTCTTCAAAAAAGGCCTGTCAAATTGTTACAAGACCCCAAACAATAAGATCCAGAATAATTAAGAATTGGAAATGAACATTAAGAACAAACAAGATTATTGATTTAGTGTTTAAAATAATTTCAATTATATCGTAACATGCTTCCAATATTTTGCTTTCGTGATAATACAACTAAAGAAAATACAGATATCGTTAAAATCACTAAAACTATTTCGCCAAATTCAGGAACAATTGTTGTTCCGTCCACAACAATAATTTTAGAGTTAGGAGGTATATCATTTATTTCCAAAATAATCATATCATTTTCAAATTCTTGAGAAAATGTTTCAGAAGATACACCATCAATTGTAACTGAATTAATACCATTAATCAAACCAGATGGCAGTAATAGCATCAAGGAGTTATCATCGCTGAAAGTATTACCTTTTAATTCAAATACAATGGATTTGGATTCTTCGACAACGCTCACATTATTAATCAGTCGATTGAATTTGTATTCTACATCAAAAAATGTTGTTCCATCTCCAGCATCCATTCCAACATTTGATAAAGTTCTATAGCCGCTAACTACGCTAACCATACCAGTTCGCCATGGATGAATTGTACAATAATATTCAAATTCACCGATTTCAGAAAATGTTCTTTGGAAAAATTTGCCAGGTTCAATAGTGCTATCAAAAATTCCATCAGGTCCAGTTTGAGGGTTTCCCGAAGTTATAGTATGAGAAACAGAGTCCGCATTTTTCCAAAATATAGTGTCACCTACAATAATTTCAATAAATCCAGTTGCATCACCATCTTTTTCACTTGACCAATGAAAGGGGGCATTTTTATCAGATGAACCAGATGGGATGTTAATATCATATTGTGATTCAGAATATGCATCATAGATTGGAAATAGTAAAAATATCATCAAAGTAAAAACCATGAGTAATTTCAAGTAATTTTGTTGGTCAGATTAGAATTTAAAAATTGCTAAAAATCCCACCAGTGAAAGTCCATGAGTAAAATCCAAACATTTATGGCTTAATTAAGATTAATGAACAGTAATTGGTTTGCACGCCAACAACCCAGTGAGACAGCCAACATTCGTGTAGTGCACTCACTGGGACATTACATTTTATCAGGAGCAGTTATTCCAAGAAGGTCTAATGCCTTTTCTATTGTAATCTTAAATGAGTTTACTAAACACAGTCGTGAATTTTCCAGTTGTTCATCTCCTAAATCAAGTACTTTAGATTTTTCATAAAAAGAGTTGAATGCTACTGCCAAATCATGACAATACCTGGAAATTACTTTTGGAGATAAATTATTTACAGCATCACGAACTTGTAAATTAAAAAGACCAATTGTTTTTACTAAATCAATTTCAGAGTATTCTTTTAGTAAAGAAAAATCAACATCAATAGAGGGTGTACGGCCTGACTTTTCTAAAATCCTTGATGCTCGAGCATGAGTATATTGGATGTATGGTGCAGTGTCACCTTCTAAGCTAAGAGATTTTGTTAAATCAAATGTAATAATTTTGTCTAAATCTTGTTTTATCATTTCGTAACGTAATGTTGCAACAGATACCGAATGGGCAATCGAATTAATTTCAACATCATCCATTTCAGGATGTCTCTTTTTTGTCTCTTCAATTGTTTTTTCTTTTAATAGATCATAAACAGAATCTGCATTAACATACAGTCCTTTTCTACCAGACATTTGTGTTTGCTTTCCGTCAGTCTCCAAACCAAGAACTTTGGCAGTGTCAGAACTCAATGTAACTGATTCATAGCCAAGATGAACATATGCATCAGGAACTGATTTGAATTTTCCCATAAGAGATGTGATGATTTTTTGTAATCTTGCCTGTCTTGAATCAATTACCGTAATTACTTTGTCACCAGAAAAGTTTTGAGGTTTTGAATCACTGCCATATAATGTGGTTTGCCACAAAATACGGAAATTTGGTTGCGCTTTCTCATATTTTTCATAATTGAATGGATCATCAAGTAATCCCAATTTCCAGGCAGCATATGGAATATCTTTTGCAATATAGGTTGCAGTACCATTACTTCTAACAATCACTTTATCTTCTTCCTTACCTTTACCGCGAATAACCCAGCATCCAGCATTTTTCCCCCCATTTTCAAATTCTATTAGGTTCATCTTCTGTAATTTCTCAAAGATACCATTCCACAATCCTGAACGGATTATTTGTGACTCAAAATTCAGACAGTCATAGTATACCGCAAGATTCCAGCAGGTTTCAAGCTGGTTTGACAACACACGACGAGTGATCTTATCTGCAAACTGTGCAGTCTCAGAATCTCCATCTTCTAACTCTTTGAGAATGTTTTTTCTAATTTCTTCAAGACTAGGATCTTGGTCATATTTTTCAGTGGTCTTTACATAAACATCATCCCCACAATAATGATCAAACTTCTTTCCGTTTGGAGGTTCTATATCAAACCCAAAATGTTTGAAACCAACAATAATGTCAGCAACTTGAAGTCCAGAGTCATCAACATAATTTAGAACATTAACTTTGTAGTTTGCTTTTTTCAAAATTCTAGATACAGTATCACCAATTATGATATTGCGTATATGGCCAATGTGTAATGCTTTGTTGGGATTGACACTTGTATGTTCAACTACAATTGTAGAGTTTTTTCCAATATTTACATCACCAAATTCTGGAAGATGAGATTCAGATAAAATTAGTTGGTTTAATTTTTCCCAATCAGCATAAAAATTCAGATATCCAGAGGGATGAGATTCAGATTTTGAAACTAATGTACTAGTACATTGAGAATATTTTTCAGACAGCATTTGAGAAATTTCTTTTGGACTTTTCTTGAGTTGTTTTGCAAGTAAGAAAGAGACATTAGAACTGACATCACCAAATCCAGGTTTTGCAGGTTCTACAGAAAATTTTACATCATCAATTGAAAAGTCATCTAAAATCTTGTTAAGATTATTTTCAACTTCATCAATTATAGATTTGAAAGTCATAACTATATTTCAGATAATCTAGGTGCTAATTTATCTAATGCTTCAAGGACACCATCGCCAGCATGTGCAGATACAGTAATTGTGGCCTCAGATTTGACATCATCTGACGCATTACCCAAAGCAACACTTGTTTTTGCTACCTTGAACAATGGAACGTCAGTTGCACTATCACCAATTGCAATGACATCGTCTTTGGAGATGGCGAATCTTTTCATAATTTCTTGAAATCCAGTACCCTTGTCAATTCCAGAAGAGTTGATGTGGTAGGCATACTGACTATCAGACAATTTTACATCCAGATTATGTTCAGATAGTATATCCCTAGCCAGATCTAGATCAAATGTCCTTTGTAAAACGACTTCAGTCATTCTAGGAAAAACGTATTTTTCTTCTACATTATCTAAATTATTTTTTAGAACATCTAGTGCATTTTTGCACTCATCAATATTGCCCAGCAAAACGTGATCGTTTGAATCAAGAGTGATACATCCACCATTTTCACCCACAGCAACTTTGGTCATTCCACCAAAAACTGAGAGCAAAAACCCTTCAACAGACGATCGTCCGGTAACAAAAATTACATCATGACCCATGTTGGTAAGACGTCTTAATGCATCTAGGGCATCTAAGTGAATCCTACCACCTCCATTTTCAGTTATAGTTCCATCAATGTCTACTGCAAAAGTTCTTTTTATCACATCAATGATTTTTTGTACTGAATAATATTTGCTACGCATGAAACAAGATATCAAAAAATTTTGTTTCACACATAGCAAAAAAGAAATGCGTATTGTTCATTAATGCAGTGATTTTAGTGGAAATGTGGTAAAAAAAGGAGCAATAGAGGAGATTTTCAGTAAAGCAAAATTTGCAGATGAATCAAAATCATACAAAATTTTCTATAGAAATTTTGAAAAAACTGTTGAAACCACATTGCCAGAATTTTTAATTCAGTCAGACAACTTGCAAACCATACCAATAAGCAGAATAAAGAAAATTAAAAAAAATAATACGGTTTTATTTGAAAAGAAAATAGCAAGAGGTGAATAGTATTGGGAATTCCTGAAAAAATTAAAGCCATTCAAGATGAAATGGCAAAAACGCAGATCAACAAAGCAACAGAGCACCATCTAGGATTACTAAAAGCAAAGATTGCAAAACTCAAGCGAGAGCAAGAAGAAAGTGTTGCAAAAAAATCTGGAATGAAGTCAGATGGATTTGATGTTAGACGAACAGGGGATGCAACAGTGGTGTTTATTGGATTGCCAAGTGTTGGAAAATCTACACTACTTAACAAATTAACTGGAGCAAAATCAGCTGTCGGGGCATTTCAATTTACAACACTAACAGTGGTTCCAGGAATGATGGAGTATAGAGGAGCAAAAATCCAAGTACTAGATCTTCCAGGAATCATAAAAGGAGCATCAACAGGTAAGGGACTTGGAAAGAGAATCCTCTCAGTGGCAAGAACTGCAGATCTTGTCTTACTAGTTCTAGATGTCTTTCAGCCATATCACGAAGATGTACTAATTAATGAATTAGGAAACATTGGAATTAGATTAAACCAACTTCCTCCAAACATAACAATTGAGAAGGCATCGATGGGAGGAATTGCAATTGCCCAACAAGTTAAACTTACAAAAATTACAGAAAAACATCTAAAAGACATTTTACATCTTTATGGAATTGTTAGCGCCCGTGTTGTTGTCAGAGAAGACATAACATCTGAGCAATTGGCAGATCACATTGCAGGAAATATTAGTTATTCAAAAGCACTTACAATTTTAAATAAAATCGATCTAGTTGACAAGAAGTTTTTGAAGGACTTGAAAACAAAAATAAAATCAGATGTAATTGAAGTGTCTGCAAATTCAGACATAAACATAGAATTACTAAAGGAGAAAATTTACGAGAAATTAAAATTCATTAGAATATACATGCGTCCAAAGGGTGGCGAGACAGATTTCAAAGAACCATTAATTGCAAGAGAAGGAGATTCAGTTGAAGATATTTGTAACAAGTTGCATAGAAGAATGAAAAGGGAGTTCAGATACGGATTGGTGTGGGGTAAAAGTGTAAAGTTTGGAGGACAGAGAGTAGGATTAAATCATATTTTACAAGATGAAGATGTATTAACAATTATCAAAACTCGTGGAACATAATCAAAAAGAAAGTGCAATATGGATCAAGAATTTGAACATCGATGGTGCAAATTTTGCATGACAAAAACAAAACAAGAACTAGTTTTTCTTCCAGAAATGGCAACATACAAGCGCAGACGGAAGTACAAATGCACAATTTGTGGAAAAACTAGTTGGTTGCAAGGTAGAAGACCATCAGCTGAAGGTGTTTACTGAAAATTTTACGATCATGAAAAAATTTTTTACAAAAAAATTACTTGACAATTTGTAATCAATTTGTGTAAATTTCTTTAGTTTAACCACTGAAAAACAATGAAAATGTCGATCCAACATGGCAGCTAAACGAAAAGCAGCTCCAAAGAGAAAAGCAGCTCCAAAGAGAAAAGCAGCTCCAAAGAGAAAAGCAGCTCCAAAGAGAAAAGCAGCTCCAAAGAGAAAAGCAGCTCCAAAGAGAAAAGCAGCTCCAAAGAGAAAAGCAGCTCCAAAGAGAAAAGCAGCTCCAAAGAGAAAAGCAGCTCCAAAGAGAAAAGCAGCTCCAAAGAGAAAAGCAGCTCCAAAGAGAAAAGCAGCTCCAAAGAGAAGACGATAATCTCGTCAGTAAATTAACAATCGTCACAAAGACGAATTGTTTTCCATTTTTCTAACAGCGATTAGTGAGAACTGTACAAAAATGAAAAATATTTTAAAAAAATATTTCTAAAAATTAGTAAAGATAACTCATTAGTTTGATTTGGTCTTCAGTGGAAATTACATTTTTCTCAGTTAATATTTCCAATAATTCTTTGAATAATGCTTTTTGTTCAGAAGACATTCCACCTGCAGGACCTTTTTCTCCTGGTGGACCGGGAGGACCTCTTGGACCTGGGGGACCTACCGGGCCTTGTTCTCCACGTGGACCTTGTTCTCCAATAGAACCAATCGGACCTGTTGGGCCACGTTCACCTTGAGGACCTTGAATTCCTTGTGGGCCTTGTGGACCTTTTTCTCCCGATGGACCTGTTGGACCACGTTCACCTTGAGAACCTTGTGGACCTACCGGGCCTTTGTCACCGGGTGGACCCGTAGGACCAGTTAATCCTTTTTCTCCTGTGGGTCCCTGTGAACCTTTTTCTCCTTTTTCTCCCTGAGGACCAGGAACTCCTGTAAGACCTTTTGCGCCAGCTGGACCTTGTGGACCTTGTGGACCTTTTTCTCCAATTGGTCCTTCAGTTCCTCTAACACCTTTTTCTCCAATTGGTCCTGGAGGACCTACCGGGCCTTTGTCACCGGGTGGACCCGTAGGACCAGTTAATCCTTTATCACCAAGCGGACCTGGAGGACCAAACGGACCTTTTTCTCCTGCGGGACCTATTGGACCTTTTTCTCCAATTGGTCCTGGCGGTCCTTGAATTCCTTTTTCACCTTGAACACCTGTTTGCCCTGTT
Proteins encoded:
- the fldA gene encoding flavodoxin FldA, whose translation is MAIGIYFGSQTGKTEMVCAKIKSELGDAVTDPKDVSEIGGDPSQFTEMDGLICAIPTWNTGEEENRSGTAWDDLLEKIGKLDLKGKPVAICGLGDAAGYADNFVDAMEELHRYFEKAGAKMVGHVGTNGYTFTGSKSIINGKFCGLPVDEDSESEHTDERITKWCSQLKSEMGL
- a CDS encoding proteinase inhibitor, whose protein sequence is MNKTTLVGIGIAAIAITVFVLALTNSNLRENKDTYFGFIDTKPEPVPPVTQQDLRVMIDEWMENPQDDDREQRLEIMKAYYTFQESGQKLSDDRDGRVMYNQIVKMVSLDIPKAELDQIKQNIRDELKELGFKIQN
- a CDS encoding PEFG-CTERM sorting domain-containing protein, translating into MKLLMVFTLMIFLLFPIYDAYSESQYDINIPSGSSDKNAPFHWSSEKDGDATGFIEIIVGDTIFWKNADSVSHTITSGNPQTGPDGIFDSTIEPGKFFQRTFSEIGEFEYYCTIHPWRTGMVSVVSGYRTLSNVGMDAGDGTTFFDVEYKFNRLINNVSVVEESKSIVFELKGNTFSDDNSLMLLLPSGLINGINSVTIDGVSSETFSQEFENDMIILEINDIPPNSKIIVVDGTTIVPEFGEIVLVILTISVFSLVVLSRKQNIGSMLRYN
- a CDS encoding arginine--tRNA ligase; translated protein: MTFKSIIDEVENNLNKILDDFSIDDVKFSVEPAKPGFGDVSSNVSFLLAKQLKKSPKEISQMLSEKYSQCTSTLVSKSESHPSGYLNFYADWEKLNQLILSESHLPEFGDVNIGKNSTIVVEHTSVNPNKALHIGHIRNIIIGDTVSRILKKANYKVNVLNYVDDSGLQVADIIVGFKHFGFDIEPPNGKKFDHYCGDDVYVKTTEKYDQDPSLEEIRKNILKELEDGDSETAQFADKITRRVLSNQLETCWNLAVYYDCLNFESQIIRSGLWNGIFEKLQKMNLIEFENGGKNAGCWVIRGKGKEEDKVIVRSNGTATYIAKDIPYAAWKLGLLDDPFNYEKYEKAQPNFRILWQTTLYGSDSKPQNFSGDKVITVIDSRQARLQKIITSLMGKFKSVPDAYVHLGYESVTLSSDTAKVLGLETDGKQTQMSGRKGLYVNADSVYDLLKEKTIEETKKRHPEMDDVEINSIAHSVSVATLRYEMIKQDLDKIITFDLTKSLSLEGDTAPYIQYTHARASRILEKSGRTPSIDVDFSLLKEYSEIDLVKTIGLFNLQVRDAVNNLSPKVISRYCHDLAVAFNSFYEKSKVLDLGDEQLENSRLCLVNSFKITIEKALDLLGITAPDKM
- a CDS encoding phosphoglycolate phosphatase; the encoded protein is MRSKYYSVQKIIDVIKRTFAVDIDGTITENGGGRIHLDALDALRRLTNMGHDVIFVTGRSSVEGFLLSVFGGMTKVAVGENGGCITLDSNDHVLLGNIDECKNALDVLKNNLDNVEEKYVFPRMTEVVLQRTFDLDLARDILSEHNLDVKLSDSQYAYHINSSGIDKGTGFQEIMKRFAISKDDVIAIGDSATDVPLFKVAKTSVALGNASDDVKSEATITVSAHAGDGVLEALDKLAPRLSEI
- a CDS encoding DUF504 domain-containing protein: MVKKGAIEEIFSKAKFADESKSYKIFYRNFEKTVETTLPEFLIQSDNLQTIPISRIKKIKKNNTVLFEKKIARGE
- a CDS encoding OBG GTPase family GTP-binding protein, yielding MGIPEKIKAIQDEMAKTQINKATEHHLGLLKAKIAKLKREQEESVAKKSGMKSDGFDVRRTGDATVVFIGLPSVGKSTLLNKLTGAKSAVGAFQFTTLTVVPGMMEYRGAKIQVLDLPGIIKGASTGKGLGKRILSVARTADLVLLVLDVFQPYHEDVLINELGNIGIRLNQLPPNITIEKASMGGIAIAQQVKLTKITEKHLKDILHLYGIVSARVVVREDITSEQLADHIAGNISYSKALTILNKIDLVDKKFLKDLKTKIKSDVIEVSANSDINIELLKEKIYEKLKFIRIYMRPKGGETDFKEPLIAREGDSVEDICNKLHRRMKREFRYGLVWGKSVKFGGQRVGLNHILQDEDVLTIIKTRGT